DNA sequence from the Teretinema zuelzerae genome:
CAGACGGTTCTCTCAGTAAGAACGCTCGTATTCCCGGCCCGGTCCACAGCGCGAACCTGCAGGAGATTTGCGTTTCCGTCGGAGAAACTGATCGTTCCCGTGAAGGTCGAAGTGCCGGTCAAGCTCACCCAATCGCCGAAGGCGCCCTCTGTTCCGTCAGGCGAAATCCTGTATTCGATTTTCTGGAGCCCGCTGTTTCCGGTATCGGAAGCGGTTCCGGAAATCGCCCGGCTTGCGGTCGTATACCATGTCGAAGAAACGATCCCGGTAAAGGTATCGATTGTCGGAACGTTTTTATCGACGACTACGGTTCTGGATACCGTTGTGCTCTGGTTGGCCGCGTCCTTCGCGATGAATGACAGCGCGTACGTATTGTTTGCCCGCGCGGCGGAATCGAAGGTGTATGTCCAGTAATTATCGTCGGCGGTTGCCGATGTGTTGTCCGGACCGTCTGCGTCGATTGATATAATCGTTTCCTCGCCGCCGTTGATCCGCGCCACAAAACTGGCAAGCGCGTTCGTATCGGAAACGCTTCCCGCGAATGTAACCGTGGCGTTGGTATATTGGGTATCCGTGGATCCGACGCCGCCGAACGGAGCGTCGGAAGATTCGGTTAATACTGGAGGAGCTTCGTCGAAATAGAAATCGACAAATGCAGTCGTAATATTGCCGATTCGATCGGTAGACCTGAAATATAGTTTCTTTGCGCCCTGAGAGCCGAGAGATACAGCGCTAGCCGACCAGAGGCTCGAAGAATCAAGTTCCGACAATTCGGTCCAGGTTCCGTCCGCTCCGTTCGTAGACGTGGTGCTGTATTCGATATCCTTGTATTCAGTTCCTGTGCCGTACGTGAAGCCGACGCCGCCGATGTCGCGCGACGAACCGTCAATATCAACGGTATTTTGCGTAATAACAGCGGAATCCCCGGGGTTGTTTATCGTGATCGCCGGGCCAGTCGTATCGATGCGGACTGTCTGCGTCGCGGTCGACACCTTTCCCGCCAGGTCTGTGACCGTGAGGGTGTACACATAGAGGCCGTCGTTTGCGTGAGTCGCCTCGTTTACTGTCTGATCGTACGTCCAGACTCCGGTCGAAGAGCCTCCGCTCGTCAGCGTAAGAGTACCGAGGCTAGCGCCGTCCTTCGTCGCGGTAAGAACCACAGAGGACGGGCGTCTGCCGGCGGTGATGCTGTCGTCGTCGCTGTCTCCGCTCAACGTAAAGTCCGTTTCGCGGCTTTCCAATCCGGCGTCGCTCAAGCCGCGAGCTGTCGCGCCGACCGTCATCGTCGCTGTCGGCATCGCGCGGTCTACGTTTGCGCTCGTCGTCTGAGCGGTTCCGCCGTTGCTGATGTTTCCGGCCTTGTCGACCGCCCGGTAGTATACGGTATGCGCGCCCTCGCTCGCCGAGGAGAAGTCGACAGATCCGCTCCAGCTCGTTCCGCTCACGGAAGCGAGCGTCCAGGCTCCAGCCGTAGAATCCAGCTGATACTCGACGCGCTCGAGGTTCGTTTCCGTTATCGTTCCGGATATCGATACCGTTCCGCTCTGCCAGCCGGTAATTGCCGCCATGGATACCACGGGACTGGTGTTGTCCACTATAACAGATCGGTTTTGCGTGCTTGTCTTTCCCGCGGCGTCCGTCGCGGTGAACACCAGGTTATATGTTCCGTCTGCGGGAGCGTCGACATCGAATGAGTAGCTCCACGATCCGTCTCCGGCAACCGGTATGGTCGCGGAAGCTCCGCCTGACACCGTCAAACTGGTCAGGGAGTTCGAATCAGACGCGTTGCCCGAGAACGCCACGTCGCTCGTGGCGTATTGTGCAGAGGTCGTGCCCACGGCTGTCTCGCTCAACACAGGGTTCGCAAGATCGACTTTTACGGTCGCCGTCGTATTCTCGACGTTTCCGGCACGGTCGCTCGCACGCACATACAGGGTGATGTTTCCTTCGGCGGAGTCCGCCAGTGAAAGCGATCCGCTCCAGGTTCCGCTTCCGATAGAGGCGGGCATCCAGGTTCCCGCAGTCGATCCGAGCTGATACTCAACTATGCTGAGATTGCTTCCGCCTAAGTCAGAAGCCGCTCCGCCGATCGGGATCGTTCCGCTCTTCCATCCGGTCAAGTCCGTCGTTACGCTCACTGTCGGATTCGTTTTGTCGACAAGAATCGAACGTGTGACGATCTTCGTTCTTCCCGCGACATCGGTCGCTATGAACTGCAAGGTGTATTCGCCGGCAGCAGACGGCGAAGTCCAATTCCAAGAAGCGGCAGTGCCGGAGGTCGCAACAGGGGCGGCGCCGTTAACACTGACGGTCACGTTTGAAAGCGCATTTGAGTCTGATGCCGTTCCGGCAAAATAAACAGAGCTGTTCGTGTTGAATGTGGTCGAGCCCAGTCCGGATGCGGTTTCGAAAATAGACGGGTCTTCGGTGTCGTACTGGAAGGAAACGGTTTCTGCCGTCGCAGGATTCAATCCATCGGAAGCGCGTACCCAGAAGGACTTTGAGCCCTGTCCGCCTGAGGAGAAATTGACTCCTGCGGCAGACCATGAGGCGGCCTTGGTGATGGCCGTCCATACTCCGTCCGCTCCGTCCGTGCTATCCAAACTATATTCAATCGCGCTAATGCCTTTTCCGCTTCCATCGTCGACTGTTCCGCGGATTGTATATGAACTGGTAGAAACGCCCTCTCCTACTGCGGGCGCAGTGATTGCCAATACAGGCGAAGTGGTGTCGATTACTACAGTCCGGGTGAATTCGGTTTTTTTGTTTGCGTTATCCGTCGCAACGAAGCTCAATTCATACGCCCCGTCGCCGAGCGCGATGCCGAGAGTCGCAGCCCATGTTGCGGCTCCGCTGGTCTGATTTAACAGAGTCACAGCAGCTCCGCTGTTTTTCGAATACGTGACAACCACGGACTTGATGCCGTTGCCGTCCGTTGATGCTCCGCTGAAGACGACATCCGCGTTCCGATACACCAGAGTTGTTCCGCCGATGCCGGAAGTAGTTTCGGTAAACGTCGGATTTGCGAGGTCGACATCGAACTCATAGCTTGTGACAGGGGAAACATTGCCGGCGTTATCCGTAGCCCGAACGGCGAAGGTTTGGTTCAATCCGTCGGTCAGTCCGGTTAACGGAACGAGCCAATTGCTCGTACCAGTAGCGGTAATCCAGCCGGCTCCGTTCAGGTTGTACTCAACCTTGTTCAACCCGCTCAGTCCGACATCGGCTGATTCGCCGGTGACATTGAAAGTATCGGTTTGAACCAGAGTAGAACCATCGGAGGCAATATTGGCAATAGAAATCGTCGGCGGCATGTTATCGATGATCACCGTCCGGGTAATCTCAGCAGATCTGCCGACCGCGTCGACAGCCGTTATTCTATATACATAGGTTCCTAAACCATTCGATACCGGAACGGAAATACTCCAGGTCCGGGTAAAACCATCGGGGCTTGTAGTAACAACGGTCGCCGAGCTTGCGGTGCCGCCGTCCTTTGCTACAGTCGCAGTGACCGTTCCCATAGCGCGGGTATCGGTAGCCGTGCCGCTTAACGATCCGTCCACGCGGATCGACTGGCTGACGGGAGATGCGGTCGCGAAAACGGGATTCGCGCGATCAACCGCGAAGACTTGCGCCGCTTCCGAGGATATATTTCCGGCGCGATCCACAGTCCACACGTACACCGTATGGGAGCCTTCGCCGAGGGCTTCGATATTCAGGGTTGCGAACCAGTTATCCGTTCCGGTCAGCGTTCCGGTCGCGGCGTCGCCTGCCGTTCCATTGACGCGATAGTATGCCGTCTCCACCCCGCTGCCGGTATCAGACGCGGTTCCCGCGATCGCGAGGCTGCTCGTCACATACGATCCCGGCGTAGTGCTAAACACAGGAAGGTTCGGAGCTGTGGTATCAATAAGCACATTACGGGACACTGTCTTTGTTTTCTGTGCCGCGTCTGTGGCAACGAACGAGAGGGCGTAGGTGCCGTCTGTAGTGTTCGGAAGCGTCCAGCTCCAGGCGCCCAATCCCGTCACAGCCGCGGGAGCGCCGCCGTTGATGCTCACGGTAACGCTGGAGAGTAAGTTCGTATCGCTCGCCGTTCCGCCGAAGGAAACCGCGGTCTTTCTGTTCACCAAAGAACTGGTCAAACCGGATGTAGTTTCCTCAAGCACCGGCGGATTAACGTCGTATTGGAAGGCTACGGATTCCGCAGTCGCGGGATTCAAGCCGTCGGAAGCGCGCACCCAGAGCGTCTTTGAACCTTCGCCGCCTGAGGAGAAGTCAACTCCGGTCGCGACCCAGGAAGCAGCCTTTGTGATGGACGTCCAATCTCCGTCGGTTCCGTCCGTGCTGTTTGCGCTGTATTGAATGGTTTCGACGCCCTTGCCGCTGCCGTCGTCAACGGAGCCGCGGATCGTATAAGAAGTCGTTGAGACGCCCTCCCCGGTCGACGGAGAGGATATCGATAGAATCGGAGAAACAGTATCGATTACGACAGCCCGGGAAAACTCAGCTATCTTGTTGGCGTTATCCGTCGCAACAAAGTACAGTTCATAGGTGCCGTCGCCGAGCGCGGTGCCGAGAGTCGCAGTCCATGTAGCCGCTCCGCTGGTCTGATTTAACAGAGTCACCGCAGCTCCGCTGTTTTTCGAATACGTGACTACAACGGACTTTATTCCGTTGGCGTCCGTTGATGCTCCGCTGAAAACGACATCCGCGTTCCGATAAACAGGAGTTGTTCCGCCAATGCCGGAAGTCGTTTCGGTAAACGTCGGATTTGCGAGGTCGACATCGAACTCATAGCTTGTGACAGGGGAAACATTGCCTGCGTTATCCGTAGCTCGAACAGCGAAGGTTTGGTTCAATCCGTCGGTCAGTCCGGTTAACGGAACGAGCCAATTGCTCGTACCCGTAGCGGTAACCCAGCCGGCTCCGTTCAGGTTGTACTCGACCTTGTTCAAACCGCTTAATCCGACATCGGCTGATTCGCCGGTGACATTGTAAGTATCAGCCTGAACCAGGGTTGAACCATCGGAATTAATAGTAGAAATGTTGATTGTCGGGGGCATATTATCGATGATCACTGTCCGGGTGATCTCCGCCGATCTGCCGACCGCGTCGACAGCCGTTATTCGATATACATAGGTTCCTAAACCATTCGATACCGGAACGGAAATACTCCAGGTCCGGGTCTTTCCGTCGGGGCTTGTAGTAACAACGGTCGCCGAGCTTGCGGCCCCGCCGTCTTTAGCTACAGTCGCAGTGACCGTTCCCATAGCGCGGGTATCGGTAGCCGTACCGCTTAACGATCCGTCCACGCGGATCGACTGGCTGACGGGAGATGCGGTCGCGAAAACGGGGTCGGCTTCATCGATCGTAAAATTCTGAACTGCTTCCGCGGATATATTTCCAGCCCGGTCGACAGTCCATACATAAACCGCGTGAACGCCCTCATCAAGGGAGCCTACGTCCAGGGTAGCGAACCAGTTATCCGTTCCGGTCAGAGTTCCGATCGCGGCGTCGCCTGCCGTTCCATTGACGCGATAGTATGCGGTCTGCACGCCGCTGCCGGTATCCGACGCGGTTCCCGCGATCGCAAGGCTGCTCGTCACATACGATCCCGGCGTAGTGCTAAACACAGGAAGATTCGGGGCTGTGGTATCAATAAGCACATTACGGGACACTGTCGTCGTTTTCTGAGCCGCGTCAGTGGCGACGAAAGATAATGCGTAGGTGCCGTCGGTAGTGTTCGGGAGCGTCCAGTTCCACGAGCTGGAACCCGTAACTGCTGCGGGAGCGCCGCCGTTGATGCTCACGGTAACGCTGGAAAGAGCGTTCGTGTCGCTCGCCGTTCCGCCGAAGGAAACCGCGGTCTTCCTGTTCACCAGGGAACTCGTCAAGCCGGATGTCGTTTCGGTTAGAACCGGAGGATTCAGATCGAACTGGAACCCAACGGATTCCGCTACGATCGCATTGAGCCCGTCGGAAACGCGCACCCAGAGAGTCTTTGCTCCCTCTCCGCCCGGCGAGAAATCAAGTCCTGTTGCCGACCACGATGCGGCCCGGGTGATTGATGTCCAAGAGCCGTTTACTCCGTCAGTACTATCCTGACTATACTCAAGAGCAGAGACTCCCTTGCCGCTTCCGTCGTCGACAGAGCCGCGAATCGTATAAGAAGTCGTGGATACGCCTTCGTCGTTCGACGGAGACGAAATCGACAATATTGGAGAGGCGGTATCAATCATCACATTCCGTGTAAAGCTCGTCGTCTTGTCAGCCTTATCCGTCGCTGTGAAAATGATTTCGTATGTTCCGTCGCCGAGGGCCGCGCCGAGATTTGTAGCCCAGGAGGAAGCTCCCGTAGTCTGGTTCAACAGGGAAACGGGGCTTCCGCCGTTTTTAGAATAAGTCACAGTTACTGACTTGATTCCATTGCTGTCCGTAGACAAGCCTCCGAATGAAACACTCGCGTTTCTATATACGATCGCGCTTCCGCCGATTCCCGATACTGTTTCGGTAAATACCGGAGGATTCTTGTCGACGGTGACATTGCACAATGAAATAATATCGCCGTACACATTGGTGTCGTCGGCAAGACGGAGCCACAAGCGATAATCGCCTTCAGAGTCGTTGCCCAAAGCATCTTTAAGAACAAGAGAACCGCTGAAAAGCTTCTTATACGTACCTGTTCCATCGGTATAACCGGCGCCGGTATCCGTGGAGACCTGGGCGGTCGTCCAACGATCATCCGATGTGGAAGGCGCGCCAGTTTCGCTTGCGCGCGTATAGGCGATCAGGGCGGATGCAAGGTCGTCGTCGGAATAGCCTTTAACCATCAAACCGCTGCCGTCGACAACCACAGAGGTCGAGCCGCCGAGGCTCGGGCTTGCCAGATTGCGAAGAACCGGCACGGTTGTGTCCGTTTCATATGTCTTTGTTATCGATGTTGAATAATATTTTCCGTCGTACAGGAGATACTGATAGGTAATCGTCTCGCCTTCTGCAGCGGCGGGAAGAGACACTGACCAGTCGAAGGTGTACCCGGTTGAAGAGGCGGTGCTCGCGGTCCCGGTCTTTGACTCGGAAACTACCGAGACAGAAGATCCGTCCGGTTCGATCCGATTGACGGAAAGAATGACCTCGCTGGAGTCGGAGTCGAACGCATCGATCTCCAGGATAAAATTGCCGTCTGAAGCAGGCCGAACCTTCTTCGCGTCCGGAGAGAATGTATCGATATACGGAGCGCTTCCGTTGATCTTGAAAGCGTATTCTCCGTATTTCTGTCCGGCATACAGGGTGCTCTTCGCGTCGCTGCGGGTAGTCGTATATTCAGCGGCATCTGTTGCCTGAACGATCAAAACCCATGATCCCGAAGTCTTCGGAATCTCATAGTTGAAGCTCTTATTGCTTCCGCTTGAAGTAATATCGGATACGCTGATTGCTTCCGACTCTAGAGGAACGCGAGTGTCGTCGTTAACTGCGCGGACATACGCATAAATAGGTGGATCTGACACTCTCAGAGCAGCGTTGCTTTTCCCCATTTTAACTGTCACATTAACGATCGATTTTCCTGCGATCTGATTTGTAAAGAATCCTTCAGCAAATGTGGATAACGGAAACCAGGTGAGACCGGAAATCTCTACTGTGGGGTTTTTGTTATACGGATCGATCGAGAAGTTTCCGCTTCCATCGGTCGTACATTCAGAAGAACTCATCGCGAGCTCTTGCAATGCAGATCTGGTAAGCGAAAGTCCTGCCACAGAGGAGACTTTTCCGGAATCGAGTTCGGACAACTGCTTAAGAGTGAAGGTATCGTCTA
Encoded proteins:
- a CDS encoding Ig-like domain-containing protein, with the translated sequence MKAVKASVISFLLLTLAFSSSFMTCKVGLGDSVDTKPPTVSIEYPAANSVMRDDFIFAGMVKDETSIKSVTLTLTNVDTNAVVGTWTADIDPEDNSWSYRVENSPLSETGFPLIPDGSYQLVAVATDSANRTADKSQRYFIDNTAPLVVMTRPSTNGDESADPFGDSAIFSGSLWDYKNCSAITVNFYEADEAGGVELVASHTQQNVLANWEFTLPSTVFELLSAGMNETSKPREFYYTLTAYDDSYVYQSPATGNPTATTGNGTARIYESSDLSAALSVDDTFTLKQLSELDSGKVSSVAGLSLTRSALQELAMSSSECTTDGSGNFSIDPYNKNPTVEISGLTWFPLSTFAEGFFTNQIAGKSIVNVTVKMGKSNAALRVSDPPIYAYVRAVNDDTRVPLESEAISVSDITSSGSNKSFNYEIPKTSGSWVLIVQATDAAEYTTTRSDAKSTLYAGQKYGEYAFKINGSAPYIDTFSPDAKKVRPASDGNFILEIDAFDSDSSEVILSVNRIEPDGSSVSVVSESKTGTASTASSTGYTFDWSVSLPAAAEGETITYQYLLYDGKYYSTSITKTYETDTTVPVLRNLASPSLGGSTSVVVDGSGLMVKGYSDDDLASALIAYTRASETGAPSTSDDRWTTAQVSTDTGAGYTDGTGTYKKLFSGSLVLKDALGNDSEGDYRLWLRLADDTNVYGDIISLCNVTVDKNPPVFTETVSGIGGSAIVYRNASVSFGGLSTDSNGIKSVTVTYSKNGGSPVSLLNQTTGASSWATNLGAALGDGTYEIIFTATDKADKTTSFTRNVMIDTASPILSISSPSNDEGVSTTSYTIRGSVDDGSGKGVSALEYSQDSTDGVNGSWTSITRAASWSATGLDFSPGGEGAKTLWVRVSDGLNAIVAESVGFQFDLNPPVLTETTSGLTSSLVNRKTAVSFGGTASDTNALSSVTVSINGGAPAAVTGSSSWNWTLPNTTDGTYALSFVATDAAQKTTTVSRNVLIDTTAPNLPVFSTTPGSYVTSSLAIAGTASDTGSGVQTAYYRVNGTAGDAAIGTLTGTDNWFATLDVGSLDEGVHAVYVWTVDRAGNISAEAVQNFTIDEADPVFATASPVSQSIRVDGSLSGTATDTRAMGTVTATVAKDGGAASSATVVTTSPDGKTRTWSISVPVSNGLGTYVYRITAVDAVGRSAEITRTVIIDNMPPTINISTINSDGSTLVQADTYNVTGESADVGLSGLNKVEYNLNGAGWVTATGTSNWLVPLTGLTDGLNQTFAVRATDNAGNVSPVTSYEFDVDLANPTFTETTSGIGGTTPVYRNADVVFSGASTDANGIKSVVVTYSKNSGAAVTLLNQTSGAATWTATLGTALGDGTYELYFVATDNANKIAEFSRAVVIDTVSPILSISSPSTGEGVSTTSYTIRGSVDDGSGKGVETIQYSANSTDGTDGDWTSITKAASWVATGVDFSSGGEGSKTLWVRASDGLNPATAESVAFQYDVNPPVLEETTSGLTSSLVNRKTAVSFGGTASDTNLLSSVTVSINGGAPAAVTGLGAWSWTLPNTTDGTYALSFVATDAAQKTKTVSRNVLIDTTAPNLPVFSTTPGSYVTSSLAIAGTASDTGSGVETAYYRVNGTAGDAATGTLTGTDNWFATLNIEALGEGSHTVYVWTVDRAGNISSEAAQVFAVDRANPVFATASPVSQSIRVDGSLSGTATDTRAMGTVTATVAKDGGTASSATVVTTSPDGFTRTWSISVPVSNGLGTYVYRITAVDAVGRSAEITRTVIIDNMPPTISIANIASDGSTLVQTDTFNVTGESADVGLSGLNKVEYNLNGAGWITATGTSNWLVPLTGLTDGLNQTFAVRATDNAGNVSPVTSYEFDVDLANPTFTETTSGIGGTTLVYRNADVVFSGASTDGNGIKSVVVTYSKNSGAAVTLLNQTSGAATWAATLGIALGDGAYELSFVATDNANKKTEFTRTVVIDTTSPVLAITAPAVGEGVSTSSYTIRGTVDDGSGKGISAIEYSLDSTDGADGVWTAITKAASWSAAGVNFSSGGQGSKSFWVRASDGLNPATAETVSFQYDTEDPSIFETASGLGSTTFNTNSSVYFAGTASDSNALSNVTVSVNGAAPVATSGTAASWNWTSPSAAGEYTLQFIATDVAGRTKIVTRSILVDKTNPTVSVTTDLTGWKSGTIPIGGAASDLGGSNLSIVEYQLGSTAGTWMPASIGSGTWSGSLSLADSAEGNITLYVRASDRAGNVENTTATVKVDLANPVLSETAVGTTSAQYATSDVAFSGNASDSNSLTSLTVSGGASATIPVAGDGSWSYSFDVDAPADGTYNLVFTATDAAGKTSTQNRSVIVDNTSPVVSMAAITGWQSGTVSISGTITETNLERVEYQLDSTAGAWTLASVSGTSWSGSVDFSSASEGAHTVYYRAVDKAGNISNGGTAQTTSANVDRAMPTATMTVGATARGLSDAGLESRETDFTLSGDSDDDSITAGRRPSSVVLTATKDGASLGTLTLTSGGSSTGVWTYDQTVNEATHANDGLYVYTLTVTDLAGKVSTATQTVRIDTTGPAITINNPGDSAVITQNTVDIDGSSRDIGGVGFTYGTGTEYKDIEYSTTSTNGADGTWTELSELDSSSLWSASAVSLGSQGAKKLYFRSTDRIGNITTAFVDFYFDEAPPVLTESSDAPFGGVGSTDTQYTNATVTFAGSVSDTNALASFVARINGGEETIISIDADGPDNTSATADDNYWTYTFDSAARANNTYALSFIAKDAANQSTTVSRTVVVDKNVPTIDTFTGIVSSTWYTTASRAISGTASDTGNSGLQKIEYRISPDGTEGAFGDWVSLTGTSTFTGTISFSDGNANLLQVRAVDRAGNTSVLTERTVWIDTMDPSFDITDPVTTPVDNGNGTLDISIEATDDTSGPVTLFAKVGDYNWGTGTVYSAAVTDIDAGAGVTWGATVNIADLSSLAAGNRKIYLRVQDASGRYSIVMGQSIIIDKTPPTVTFASHSTGATINKLVTFSGTASDSNGIDSVAVEVYKNTGTVGVPAWAWIPAESGALIGTTSWELENFDTSVISASSALYDSDAGTTGLQLSVRARVLDAANNETLVERTFLVDQDADRPVVRLSNVKTDGTTTLINTTTVSGTLLDDDGTVALANFAVSEDGSTWVAATANAVLSNPGNPLFYDADTRSFQYSPSTGDGQKYLYFRVTDVAGNTFATPITYVAGDILTYPKLQFSTDSGSAVGSRVAYKIDTNPPDIQSDIYFDSTDPWSFDGATPLADEYRLLNNTIFGGTRAQFALRVAARDTVGIQSVALTIDGTSYTMSKVSGVAGDWEVFTSSATVPIDVSAWTSGAKTVSVLVTDNSGQTSSSTRQIVIDNTKPTVEVTSHSMNEQVTGDVTFRGTTNDGTGSGIATVQYRVGTDASWKSVTGTFSWSIAFTNAAANVITTTATYANDTHAVEQDADIWRLPITIRATDIIGNYIDYVHYLDLDPDGDKPTATILYPATGTTLGGTVRIFGSAQDNDSVSKVWMMIDVDNDGDFDVDDRDALVAYNALYTSARYVMSGTGTAEDPYQFPVTGSASWNISINEKGEFNPASGNPAKPIRYRVRAQDDKSTFGNWSETRTISIDNNVPRLGDPDYLRLVQFDLDGTTVIAERTYEADMYIRGQWYLVGSVADESGIANIRVTNLATSAELANRADNVNADWFTSASVPGGSTNITAPYYTLRIPLGFPTSSSVAGSHSYQIEVTDSSDPVGVTRQNIAVNYDNIAPTVGTITHRSIPVSMTNQIAQSNNTYTIGSTVTEENSGFERLAFFFVRRGNAGNGTVDRVYNPMLSSGARTNLSDLVFTAGDLPRITYAGATRTDENSLTHASIGANANIRVGGLVRIGGVDRRIASVSGNTITFSPAVSVSFTTAEFVYAQIVDNTTAETGDWSGGPDPVISKDDGDGMVEVVERNVSTYNWQASINSLNIPDGPIELHYVAYDKGGNATAGSIATYVSNKRPQIAKVRLGTDLSGDNAFSSTELITYYTAVSGEEKSLVNLASSAFKVKGRLAVIPEFVGGNGTIRYIWETNTPAGTAWDGTTLPITAITGTVNNFTSITETDTSVVHSQAIEIAPATLETMDDLLKLFSFAFWDETEETEQGTDSQWARVNAPMTVDVVDNIGPKAVISPFFWNGTGNGNNSLYNGSKDNGHIELEADLPGPTFTSGGATVYDLDPKVSGKITIRGTAYDDQRLNEIWMFIGSGNTGEFSFPNTVTSSNLFDINADGTKESLDRSYYLLATFNAATGQWVPVAADVNTPAQGWTFSVVQDYLDQTGHKSSWTLHWDSSKITGVAATNRQIRVIATDRRPNASPEAANETADIKTNNRPSYQVDIVPYIREIKRSTDYNTIRSRQGRTSVRQEESLTFAGFNMFYTTADTIVLGGASQTLPGAATNTGFAVTAPTTTRSGAVTLTVNAVPSLNNVNSNTVEYNKEVDITNSDSALWNDDRNLHVWRSNDNQTGANRGYFAGSSDPEYPAMAQNAGVLYASWSNYATSSVFRIANNEDYVFATHRIASSYDPLEQTDIAYGNRPGVIYNANTYGNGLWNYAGAGGIVVWDANANGADNVSTGNGYEVEYLYHDRRLMQFTGQRIAYQGNNIHAAYFDTETKALKYWYNANNNNVAYSARWINVDGGYDAHDGAYTEQYGTNTNTGASITNIYVTNGATVIAGQNIMRDSSNTTYTAPVAGVVDIAIALGARISGTNTTNNQSILFSVRTSTNRVVDVAGTSRSLAAGEFCSIDTTPTNNFPVIAYYDITNRTVKIARATAINPTADQWNLQTVMSAGDLNYNFSGKYISMKVDTLGYVHLAFYRNSTGDLIYMKSTNNPTNGATPYTFGSSVIVDATGSVGIWADITLVNNRPWISYLDSSYTYSFDGLKLAYYDPAFEAETGDTAGEPDTRDGWEYMNAALVYEVENVRTSIEPDGGANFWGVALGYSSNDFYRIAYYVD